From Thermoflavifilum aggregans, a single genomic window includes:
- a CDS encoding LamG domain-containing protein: MKRYIALLMIVSFWMLISSCYKKFDPHSYMPALTIGGYTSASEVGASHLVAYWAFNGNLIDSVSGTSGTGTNVAFAGGVKGQAVKIGNANSYVLFPADPRLASLQSFTLTFWVNAQQNTTGTGGILSLSDTTNFWGNLDVFFENGSTPNYGLLKIHVFNNGADAWLGNYQINNLWGVWTNIAISYDAASSTFKVFVNGNKITTQTVSNYGPIHFVDAGPLVFGTSQFNTTPSLTSATGSQPWASFLNGLLDEVRVYDQALSENDINALVRLEGRGK, encoded by the coding sequence ATGAAACGATATATCGCCTTGCTGATGATAGTTTCTTTCTGGATGCTCATCAGCTCCTGCTATAAAAAATTTGATCCCCACAGCTATATGCCAGCACTCACCATTGGCGGCTATACCAGCGCCAGTGAAGTAGGTGCTTCGCATCTGGTAGCTTACTGGGCGTTTAACGGAAACCTGATCGATAGTGTATCGGGCACCTCTGGTACAGGTACCAATGTGGCATTTGCAGGAGGGGTAAAAGGGCAGGCCGTAAAGATCGGCAATGCCAATTCCTATGTATTGTTTCCGGCAGACCCCAGGCTTGCCAGCCTGCAAAGCTTTACTCTGACCTTTTGGGTGAATGCCCAGCAGAATACCACCGGTACGGGCGGCATTCTTTCTCTTTCCGATACCACCAATTTCTGGGGTAACCTCGATGTGTTTTTCGAGAACGGCAGTACACCCAACTATGGCTTGTTGAAAATTCATGTGTTTAACAATGGTGCTGATGCCTGGCTGGGTAATTATCAGATCAATAATTTGTGGGGCGTATGGACGAATATTGCTATCAGCTATGATGCAGCCAGCTCCACATTCAAGGTGTTTGTCAATGGCAATAAAATCACCACACAAACCGTGAGCAATTATGGACCCATTCATTTTGTGGATGCAGGGCCGCTGGTGTTCGGAACCTCACAATTCAACACTACGCCCAGCCTTACTTCGGCCACCGGCAGTCAGCCCTGGGCCAGCTTTCTGAATGGCTTGCTGGATGAAGTGAGGGTGTATGATCAGGCATTGAGTGAAAATGATATCAATGCGCTGGTAAGGTTGGAAGGGAGAGGAAAATAA